From Syntrophales bacterium, one genomic window encodes:
- the mltG gene encoding endolytic transglycosylase MltG, with protein sequence MKFINENKLFIAVTCIIIPFVLYAIFSNYAETPVDNLNRSVTIEIPKGASFSDVTAILEKEDLIKHKRSFYLLARLKDAPTHIRAGEYELNSSMSPADIINKFIKGKIKGYYVIIPEGFNISQIAARLAAIGLVNEEKFIKISSDPEFVSSLGIQGSSVEGYLFPDTYILTRLMDAKKIIKHMVSRFRQKVTPYMIQRAKELGFTTGEFVTLASIVEKEGGPNEERALIAAVFRNRLKKGIKLQSDPTVIYGIKDFDGNIKRKHLREKTPYNTYQIDGLPPGPISNPGMESLLAVLYPASVDYLYFVSKNNGSHHFSSDLTSHNNAVQKYQIKRRRR encoded by the coding sequence ATGAAATTCATAAACGAAAACAAACTTTTTATAGCTGTCACCTGTATAATAATCCCCTTTGTTCTCTATGCAATCTTTTCAAATTATGCAGAAACCCCCGTAGACAACCTGAATAGATCCGTTACGATAGAAATCCCCAAAGGGGCCAGCTTTTCTGATGTTACCGCCATTCTTGAGAAGGAAGATTTAATAAAACACAAAAGGTCTTTTTATCTGCTGGCAAGACTAAAAGACGCTCCGACACATATCAGAGCCGGGGAATACGAACTGAACAGTTCTATGTCTCCGGCAGATATCATCAATAAATTCATAAAGGGCAAAATTAAGGGATATTATGTGATCATTCCTGAAGGCTTTAATATATCCCAGATAGCTGCCCGCCTAGCTGCCATAGGGCTCGTCAATGAGGAAAAGTTTATTAAAATATCCTCAGACCCCGAGTTCGTGTCATCCCTCGGAATACAGGGCAGTAGCGTTGAAGGATATCTGTTTCCGGATACTTACATACTTACCAGGTTGATGGACGCCAAAAAAATCATTAAACATATGGTGAGCCGGTTCAGGCAGAAGGTTACACCGTATATGATACAACGGGCAAAAGAGCTCGGATTTACCACCGGAGAATTTGTTACCCTGGCATCTATTGTCGAAAAAGAAGGCGGGCCAAATGAAGAGAGGGCATTGATAGCCGCTGTCTTCCGCAACAGATTAAAAAAGGGAATAAAGCTCCAGAGCGATCCGACGGTCATCTACGGAATCAAAGATTTTGACGGAAACATAAAAAGGAAGCATCTGAGGGAGAAGACACCGTACAACACATACCAGATAGACGGATTGCCGCCCGGCCCGATTTCAAATCCCGGCATGGAATCCTTGCTTGCCGTCCTCTATCCCGCATCTGTTGACTATCTCTATTTCGTATCGAAAAACAACGGCTCACACCACTTTTCATCCGACCTCACCTCCCACAACAATGCCGTCCAAAAATATCAGATTAAAAGAAGAAGACGTTAG
- the ruvX gene encoding Holliday junction resolvase RuvX has translation MRILSLDHGSKRIGVAICDELGLTAQGITTIERKSLKSDIEEISKFIREYSVEKIVIGFPKRLDGTEGIECEKVSKFAKILESKFSLPVIKWDETLSTKDAEEILIEANMSRKKRKKVIDKLAACFILERYLDHLRSRAKEL, from the coding sequence ATGAGAATACTCAGTCTTGACCACGGCAGTAAAAGGATAGGCGTGGCAATATGCGATGAGCTGGGATTAACCGCTCAGGGCATCACCACGATTGAAAGAAAATCCCTCAAAAGCGACATTGAGGAGATATCAAAATTTATAAGAGAGTATAGCGTTGAAAAAATAGTCATTGGGTTCCCGAAAAGGTTAGACGGAACAGAGGGAATTGAGTGTGAAAAGGTCTCCAAATTCGCCAAAATCCTTGAATCAAAATTTTCGCTTCCTGTAATTAAGTGGGATGAAACCCTTTCAACGAAGGATGCGGAAGAGATACTGATCGAAGCGAATATGAGCAGGAAAAAGAGGAAAAAAGTTATCGATAAGCTCGCTGCCTGTTTTATTCTCGAGAGATATCTCGATCATCTGAGGTCAAGGGCTAAAGAATTGTAG
- a CDS encoding ATP-binding protein, producing MESRTLYVKMWEELAADKSMIFLAGPRQSGKTTLAQIIARSYPNNLYFDWDIPTCRKQLIEDPFFFEAVERKDSSNPFIVLDEIHKYKNWKNYLKGVYDQFHENYQFLVSGSGRLDIYQKGGDSLAGRYFLFHLWPFTIAERGERNLTLNEFLNNPLHIIMERTGELREIWQQLFALSGFPEPFLSGRMATYRRWSNTYSRQLIREDIRDLTGVKSIGYLETLYLLLPSKVGSPISIPSLAGDLHVSYNSVRSWLTVFERFFLIFAISPWTRKISRAIQKEQKVYIMDTPLIKEPAARFENMVALELWRAISSWNDMGYGRFSLHFIKNKEKQEVDFLIANEGDPILLIEAKLTETQPSTTLKKFQRALGIPAVQLNNEGDGYRILSNGNYSILVAPAYQWLSHLP from the coding sequence ATGGAAAGTAGAACACTCTATGTAAAAATGTGGGAAGAGCTTGCCGCAGATAAGAGCATGATTTTTCTCGCAGGACCGCGCCAGTCGGGGAAAACAACGCTTGCACAAATAATTGCACGCTCCTATCCAAACAACCTATACTTCGACTGGGATATTCCAACATGCCGAAAACAACTCATCGAAGACCCGTTTTTCTTCGAAGCCGTCGAGCGTAAAGATTCATCAAATCCCTTCATTGTGTTAGATGAGATCCACAAGTACAAAAACTGGAAAAACTACCTCAAAGGCGTTTATGATCAATTTCACGAAAACTACCAATTCCTTGTTTCAGGAAGCGGTCGTCTCGATATCTATCAGAAAGGTGGCGACTCGCTGGCAGGCCGTTATTTTCTTTTTCATCTTTGGCCTTTTACCATTGCCGAACGGGGAGAGAGAAACCTTACACTGAATGAGTTTCTGAATAATCCCCTTCATATCATTATGGAGCGGACGGGCGAACTCAGGGAAATATGGCAACAGCTCTTTGCCCTGAGCGGTTTTCCGGAACCATTTCTATCAGGCCGTATGGCAACGTATCGTCGATGGTCGAATACCTATTCACGTCAGTTAATCCGTGAGGACATTCGTGATCTGACCGGCGTCAAATCTATCGGGTATCTGGAAACACTCTATCTTCTGTTGCCATCAAAGGTGGGCAGTCCCATATCCATTCCTTCCCTTGCCGGGGATTTGCACGTATCCTATAATTCGGTCCGAAGCTGGTTAACGGTATTTGAACGATTCTTCCTCATCTTCGCCATCTCCCCGTGGACCCGAAAAATCTCGCGTGCCATCCAGAAAGAACAGAAGGTCTACATCATGGATACTCCCCTTATAAAGGAGCCGGCAGCCCGGTTTGAAAACATGGTGGCCCTGGAGTTATGGCGTGCGATTTCATCCTGGAATGACATGGGGTACGGTCGATTTTCGCTCCACTTCATAAAAAACAAAGAGAAGCAGGAAGTGGATTTTCTGATTGCCAACGAGGGAGATCCAATTCTTCTCATAGAGGCCAAGCTTACCGAGACACAACCATCAACTACGCTGAAAAAATTCCAGCGTGCCCTCGGCATACCGGCGGTACAACTCAATAATGAAGGCGATGGATACAGAATCCTATCGAATGGCAACTACTCTATTCTGGTTGCTCCGGCATATCAATGGCTTTCTCACTTGCCGTAA